One Nostocoides sp. HKS02 genomic window carries:
- a CDS encoding GNAT family N-acetyltransferase yields the protein MGEYVVRPLAPDSWDGFAGLAERHNGVFGGCWCTWFHTLSADKERTYEGNRSLKRRLVDEGRAHAALVYDGDEVVAWCEFGTPQELPNIYHRKQYAAELDVLPDYRITCIFVDKRYRRRGLSSVALEGAVDLIAAAGGGVVEGYPHDTAGKKQAVLYNGTRALFERAGFTYVRSKGANNCVMRRTVPVSPPVR from the coding sequence ATGGGCGAGTACGTGGTCAGGCCGCTGGCGCCGGACAGCTGGGACGGGTTCGCCGGGCTCGCGGAGCGGCACAACGGTGTGTTCGGTGGCTGTTGGTGCACCTGGTTCCACACCCTGAGCGCCGACAAGGAACGCACCTACGAGGGCAACCGCTCCCTCAAGCGGCGCCTCGTCGACGAGGGCCGAGCGCACGCGGCGCTGGTGTACGACGGGGACGAGGTCGTGGCTTGGTGCGAGTTCGGTACGCCACAAGAGCTGCCGAACATCTACCACCGCAAGCAGTATGCCGCGGAGCTCGACGTCCTCCCCGACTACCGGATCACGTGCATCTTCGTGGACAAGCGCTACCGCCGACGGGGGTTGTCGTCGGTCGCCCTCGAGGGCGCCGTCGACCTGATCGCGGCGGCGGGCGGTGGTGTGGTCGAGGGGTACCCGCACGACACCGCCGGGAAGAAGCAGGCGGTCCTGTACAACGGAACCCGTGCGCTGTTCGAGCGCGCCGGCTTCACCTACGTCCGCAGCAAGGGCGCGAACAACTGCGTCATGCGCCGCACGGTGCCGGTCAGCCCGCCGGTCAGGTAG
- a CDS encoding TetR/AcrR family transcriptional regulator, translating into MAEPVKTRPYRSEVRAEKAAATRRAVLDAARGLMVAKGYDATTVAEIARVAGVAMDTVYASVGRKPELVVAVIDMVLGSSDEPIPAQQRDYVVAIRAARTGQEKLHLYAASMGVVMPRTAPLIDALRRAGETNDDCAAAWSALVDRRARNMLLFAADLRASGDLRTDLDDREVADIVWSTNAPEYYLLLAARGWSTERYVRLLEDLWCRLLLEPGPAT; encoded by the coding sequence GTGGCCGAGCCCGTCAAGACCCGCCCGTACCGATCCGAGGTCCGCGCCGAGAAGGCAGCCGCCACCCGACGGGCCGTGCTCGACGCGGCGCGCGGCTTGATGGTGGCGAAGGGCTACGACGCCACCACCGTCGCCGAGATCGCCCGGGTCGCCGGGGTCGCCATGGACACCGTCTATGCCAGCGTGGGTCGCAAGCCCGAGCTCGTCGTCGCGGTCATCGACATGGTGCTCGGGTCGTCCGACGAGCCGATCCCGGCGCAGCAGCGCGACTACGTCGTCGCCATCCGCGCCGCCCGCACGGGCCAGGAGAAGCTGCACCTGTATGCCGCGTCGATGGGGGTAGTCATGCCCCGCACCGCGCCGCTGATCGATGCCCTGCGGCGCGCCGGCGAGACCAACGACGACTGCGCCGCGGCGTGGTCCGCACTGGTCGACCGCAGGGCGCGGAACATGCTCCTGTTCGCCGCCGACCTGCGCGCGTCGGGCGACCTGCGCACGGATCTCGACGACCGCGAGGTGGCCGACATCGTGTGGTCGACCAATGCGCCGGAGTACTACCTCCTGCTGGCTGCGCGCGGCTGGTCGACCGAGCGGTACGTGCGCCTGCTGGAGGACCTCTGGTGCCGTCTCCTGCTCGAGCCCGGACCGGCTACCTGA
- a CDS encoding cupin domain-containing protein, which yields MVQVATPADADASTPGRAVFRPAGTARGTWAMGSLFEHLLTAEESGGTLGVAVVTQPPGIATPLHRHTREAEAFFLLDGSMTYRAGDDTFHLEAGDFIWLPALVPHAFRVTGTSPVRFLGLSDPGHLLALYDEVGLPAAEHRLPGADGRPMPEEIKRWNEVGPRYGLEVVGPPIPEGA from the coding sequence ATGGTCCAGGTCGCGACGCCAGCCGACGCCGACGCGTCAACGCCGGGGCGGGCGGTCTTCCGTCCAGCGGGAACCGCTCGGGGCACGTGGGCCATGGGCTCGCTGTTCGAGCACCTGCTCACGGCCGAGGAGTCCGGCGGGACGCTGGGCGTCGCCGTCGTGACCCAGCCACCGGGCATCGCCACGCCGCTGCACCGACACACCCGCGAGGCCGAGGCGTTCTTCCTCCTCGACGGCTCGATGACCTACCGCGCAGGCGACGACACGTTCCACCTCGAGGCGGGCGACTTCATCTGGCTCCCGGCCCTCGTGCCCCACGCGTTCCGCGTCACCGGCACCAGCCCGGTGCGCTTCCTCGGCCTCAGTGACCCGGGCCACCTGCTCGCGCTCTACGACGAGGTGGGCCTGCCCGCCGCCGAGCACCGGTTGCCCGGTGCCGACGGCCGGCCGATGCCCGAGGAGATCAAGCGCTGGAACGAGGTCGGCCCGCGGTACGGGCTCGAGGTCGTCGGGCCGCCGATACCCGAGGGGGCCTGA
- a CDS encoding class I SAM-dependent methyltransferase, which produces MDLALLRQLTTGEGWGLLQSLPPYDETSALPLQQRLRAAGFDPDLVAAALNQSRLRARAMDKFGEFARGMVLTSDGLEQATRLGVAAQHAQRFRAAGIHTVHDLGCGIGADAMAMAGLDLRVRAIDVDEVTAAMAAVNLRHWPDSTARHGAVESFRPPAGEGARGVGAWLDPARRTPGVADAAGRTRRVFALAEISPSWETVQSIAAALPATGAKLSPGFPHAAVPAGVEAQWTSWDGDVVECALWWGPLVRTAGRTAAVLRSGAPSVVVTEAEGDDTPSLVNLAQVGAWLYEPDRAVLRAGLVSALTAATGGSELDSGVGYVTADQSVEVPYARRYAVVEAMPFNVKALRGWLRDHGFDRLTIKKRGVSVDADLLRRQLRLPPRGTSEAVVVLTRVRSNQVALIVRPA; this is translated from the coding sequence ATGGATCTCGCCCTGCTGCGCCAGCTCACCACCGGCGAGGGCTGGGGCCTGCTGCAGTCGCTGCCACCCTACGACGAGACGTCGGCACTCCCCCTCCAGCAACGCCTCCGCGCCGCCGGTTTCGACCCCGACCTGGTCGCTGCGGCGCTCAACCAGTCGCGGCTGCGAGCCCGCGCCATGGACAAGTTCGGCGAGTTCGCCCGCGGCATGGTCCTCACCTCGGACGGCCTCGAGCAGGCCACCCGGCTGGGCGTCGCGGCGCAGCACGCCCAGCGCTTCCGGGCGGCCGGCATCCACACGGTCCACGACCTCGGCTGCGGCATCGGCGCCGACGCGATGGCGATGGCCGGCCTCGACCTGCGCGTGCGTGCGATCGACGTCGACGAGGTGACGGCGGCGATGGCGGCCGTCAACCTGCGGCACTGGCCCGACTCGACCGCCCGGCACGGGGCGGTCGAGTCGTTCCGGCCCCCGGCAGGCGAGGGCGCCCGCGGCGTCGGCGCGTGGCTCGACCCGGCCCGGCGCACCCCCGGAGTCGCGGACGCGGCCGGACGCACCCGGCGGGTCTTCGCGCTGGCCGAGATCTCACCGTCCTGGGAGACCGTGCAGTCGATCGCCGCGGCGCTGCCTGCGACGGGGGCCAAGCTCAGTCCGGGCTTCCCCCACGCTGCGGTCCCGGCCGGCGTCGAAGCCCAGTGGACCTCGTGGGACGGCGACGTCGTCGAGTGCGCACTCTGGTGGGGCCCGCTCGTGCGCACGGCAGGCCGGACTGCCGCGGTCCTGCGCTCAGGGGCACCCTCGGTCGTGGTCACCGAGGCCGAGGGTGACGACACTCCCAGCCTGGTCAACCTCGCCCAGGTCGGGGCCTGGCTCTACGAGCCCGATCGGGCCGTGTTGCGCGCCGGCCTCGTCTCTGCGCTGACCGCCGCCACCGGGGGCTCCGAGCTCGACTCCGGCGTCGGCTACGTCACCGCCGACCAGTCCGTCGAGGTCCCCTACGCGCGCCGGTATGCCGTCGTCGAGGCGATGCCGTTCAACGTCAAGGCGCTGCGCGGCTGGCTGCGCGACCACGGTTTCGACCGGCTGACGATCAAGAAGCGCGGGGTGAGCGTGGACGCCGACCTGTTGCGCCGTCAGCTGCGGCTGCCCCCGCGGGGCACCTCCGAGGCCGTCGTCGTGCTCACCCGGGTGCGCAGCAACCAGGTCGCCCTGATCGTCCGACCGGCCTGA
- the groES gene encoding co-chaperone GroES, which produces MSVSIKPLEDRIVVKSVEAEQTTASGLVIPDTAKEKPQEGEVLAIGPGRIDDNGNRVPLDVKVGDRVIYSKYGGTEIKHGGEEYLILSARDVLAVVG; this is translated from the coding sequence GTGTCGGTTTCCATCAAGCCGCTCGAAGACCGCATCGTCGTCAAGTCCGTCGAGGCCGAGCAGACCACCGCGTCTGGCCTGGTCATCCCGGACACCGCGAAGGAGAAGCCCCAGGAGGGCGAGGTCCTCGCGATCGGCCCGGGCCGCATCGACGACAACGGCAACCGCGTCCCGCTCGACGTCAAGGTCGGCGACCGCGTGATCTACAGCAAGTACGGCGGCACCGAGATCAAGCACGGCGGCGAGGAGTACCTCATCCTCTCCGCCCGCGACGTCCTCGCCGTCGTCGGCTGA
- the groL gene encoding chaperonin GroEL (60 kDa chaperone family; promotes refolding of misfolded polypeptides especially under stressful conditions; forms two stacked rings of heptamers to form a barrel-shaped 14mer; ends can be capped by GroES; misfolded proteins enter the barrel where they are refolded when GroES binds), which produces MAKTLEFNDSARKSLERGVDALANAVKVTLGPKGRNVVIDKKWGAPTITNDGVTIAREIELEDPYENLGAQLAKEVATKTNDVAGDGTTTATVLAQAMVKEGLRNVAAGAAPASLKRGIDKAVEAVSEQLLKTAREIEGKDEIAQVAALSAQDQAIGATIADAFDKVGKDGVITVEESSTATTELEFTEGMQFDKGYISPYFISDAERMEAVVEDAYVLIHQGKISAIADVLPVLEKVVKSGKPLVIIAEDVDGEALSTLVVNKIRGTFNVVAVKAPGFGDRRKAMLQDMAVLTGGQVISEEVGLKLDQVDLDVLGQARRIVVTKDTTTIIDGGGNSDDVTGRVNQIKAEIERTDSDWDREKLQERLAKLAGGVCVIKVGAHTEVELKEKKHRIEDAISATRAAIEEGIVAGGGSALVHASAVIDGLGLDGDEATGSLIVKKAAAEPLRWIAENAGLEGYVAVSKVRELEVGNGLDAATGEYVNLIKAGVIDPVKVTRSALRNAASIASMVLTTDTLVVEKKEEEEPAAGGHGHGHGH; this is translated from the coding sequence ATGGCTAAGACGCTGGAGTTCAACGACTCGGCTCGCAAGTCGCTGGAGCGCGGCGTTGACGCGCTCGCGAACGCCGTCAAGGTGACGCTCGGCCCAAAGGGTCGCAACGTCGTCATCGACAAGAAGTGGGGCGCCCCGACCATCACGAACGACGGTGTCACCATCGCGCGTGAGATCGAGCTCGAGGACCCGTACGAAAACCTCGGCGCCCAGCTCGCCAAGGAGGTCGCCACCAAGACCAACGACGTCGCGGGTGACGGCACCACCACGGCCACCGTCCTGGCTCAGGCCATGGTCAAGGAGGGCCTGCGCAACGTTGCCGCGGGTGCCGCCCCGGCCAGCCTGAAGCGCGGTATCGACAAGGCCGTCGAGGCCGTGTCCGAGCAGCTGCTCAAGACCGCTCGCGAGATCGAGGGCAAGGACGAGATCGCCCAGGTCGCCGCCCTGTCCGCACAGGACCAGGCCATCGGCGCCACCATCGCCGACGCGTTCGACAAGGTCGGCAAGGACGGTGTCATCACTGTCGAGGAGTCCTCGACCGCGACGACCGAGCTCGAGTTCACCGAGGGCATGCAGTTCGACAAGGGCTACATCTCGCCGTACTTCATCTCCGACGCCGAGCGCATGGAGGCTGTCGTCGAGGACGCCTACGTCCTCATCCACCAGGGCAAGATCTCGGCCATCGCCGACGTCCTGCCGGTCCTGGAGAAGGTCGTCAAGTCCGGCAAGCCGCTGGTGATCATCGCCGAGGACGTCGACGGCGAGGCGCTGTCGACCCTGGTCGTCAACAAGATCCGCGGCACGTTCAACGTGGTCGCGGTCAAGGCGCCCGGCTTCGGCGACCGTCGCAAGGCGATGCTCCAGGACATGGCCGTCCTCACCGGCGGCCAGGTCATCTCCGAGGAGGTCGGGCTCAAGCTCGACCAGGTCGACCTCGACGTGCTGGGCCAGGCCCGCCGCATCGTCGTCACCAAGGACACCACGACGATCATCGACGGCGGCGGCAACAGCGACGACGTCACCGGCCGGGTCAACCAGATCAAGGCCGAGATCGAGCGCACCGACTCCGACTGGGACCGCGAGAAGCTCCAGGAGCGCCTCGCCAAGCTCGCCGGTGGCGTCTGCGTCATCAAGGTGGGTGCCCACACCGAGGTGGAGCTCAAGGAGAAGAAGCACCGCATCGAGGACGCCATCTCGGCGACCCGCGCGGCCATCGAGGAGGGCATCGTCGCCGGCGGCGGCTCGGCCCTCGTCCACGCCTCGGCGGTCATCGACGGCCTCGGCCTCGACGGCGACGAGGCAACCGGTTCGCTCATCGTCAAGAAGGCCGCGGCCGAGCCGCTGCGCTGGATTGCCGAGAACGCCGGTCTCGAGGGCTACGTGGCGGTCTCCAAGGTGCGCGAGCTCGAGGTCGGCAACGGCCTCGACGCCGCGACCGGCGAGTACGTCAACCTGATCAAGGCCGGGGTCATCGACCCGGTCAAGGTCACCCGCTCCGCCCTGCGCAACGCCGCGTCGATCGCGTCGATGGTCCTGACCACCGACACGCTCGTCGTGGAGAAGAAGGAAGAGGAAGAGCCCGCAGCCGGTGGCCACGGCCACGGCCACGGTCACTGA
- a CDS encoding SigE family RNA polymerase sigma factor, producing MTRPVAAPTFDDYVAARGAALLRRAWLLTGDHQRAEDLVQTALGKAWPQWRRISEQGDGSYDAYVRRVMLTTYIAWWRRRWNAEYPTEVVPEPGDNPDEEDLATLRRDVLAALAQLPRGQRAVVVLRYFEDLTEAQTAEALDCSVGTVKSQTARALAVLRRSPLLTYQDEWGDSGAEADGGLG from the coding sequence ATGACACGACCGGTGGCCGCGCCGACCTTCGACGACTACGTCGCGGCGCGTGGGGCGGCCCTGCTGCGTCGGGCCTGGCTGCTCACCGGTGACCACCAGCGTGCCGAGGACCTCGTGCAGACGGCGCTCGGCAAGGCGTGGCCGCAGTGGCGGAGGATTTCCGAACAGGGTGACGGCTCCTACGACGCCTACGTCCGCCGCGTCATGCTCACCACGTACATCGCCTGGTGGCGCCGGCGGTGGAACGCCGAGTACCCCACCGAGGTCGTGCCCGAGCCCGGCGACAACCCGGACGAGGAGGACCTGGCCACCCTGCGTCGCGATGTCCTCGCTGCCCTCGCCCAGCTGCCGCGGGGTCAGCGGGCAGTCGTGGTCCTGCGCTACTTCGAGGACCTCACCGAGGCGCAGACGGCCGAGGCGCTGGACTGCTCCGTCGGCACGGTGAAGAGCCAGACCGCCCGCGCCCTGGCCGTGCTGCGACGCAGCCCCCTGCTGACCTACCAGGACGAGTGGGGCGACAGCGGCGCGGAAGCGGACGGAGGACTCGGATGA
- a CDS encoding RNA-binding S4 domain-containing protein encodes MSSPLEVPIRDESIRLGQLLKLAGVVDDGSMARMVIENAEVTVDGVVTVRRGTQVRPGQTVTYAGQSLVVTAPESPERR; translated from the coding sequence GTGAGCAGCCCCCTCGAAGTGCCCATCCGTGACGAGTCCATCCGGCTCGGCCAGCTGCTCAAGCTCGCCGGCGTCGTCGATGACGGGTCGATGGCACGGATGGTGATCGAGAACGCCGAGGTCACCGTCGACGGAGTGGTCACCGTTCGGCGCGGCACCCAGGTGCGGCCCGGCCAGACCGTGACGTATGCCGGCCAGTCCCTCGTCGTCACGGCCCCGGAATCCCCAGAGCGGCGTTGA
- a CDS encoding WhiB family transcriptional regulator: MAELSRLPGPVADLWDWQLEGSCRQVNPEVFFHPEGERGPARRSRDSQAKEVCLACPVLRQCRDHALRVREPYGVWGAMTEDEREAHYAGHSVPAAS; the protein is encoded by the coding sequence ATGGCTGAACTGTCGCGGCTTCCGGGTCCGGTTGCGGATCTGTGGGACTGGCAGCTCGAGGGGTCCTGCCGCCAGGTGAACCCCGAGGTGTTCTTCCACCCCGAAGGCGAGCGGGGTCCCGCCCGTCGCTCGCGTGACTCGCAGGCCAAAGAGGTCTGCCTCGCCTGCCCCGTGCTGCGCCAGTGCCGCGACCACGCCCTGCGCGTTCGCGAGCCCTACGGCGTCTGGGGTGCCATGACCGAGGACGAGCGCGAGGCCCACTACGCCGGTCACAGCGTCCCGGCGGCCAGCTGA
- a CDS encoding GuaB3 family IMP dehydrogenase-related protein, translated as MTEIEIGRGKRGRRAYSFDDIAVVPSRRTRDPEEVSVSWQIDAYHFDIPVIAAPMDSVMSPDSAIALGRLGGLPVLDLEGLWTRYEDPSALLAEIPTLDPAVATARMQEIYSAEIQPELIAERLRHIRDAGVTVAGALSPQRTQQFWKTVVDAGVDLFVIRGTTVSAEHVSSRAEPLNLKRFIYELDVPVIVGGAASYTAALHLMRTGAAGVLVGFGGGAAHTTRRTLGIHAPMASAIADVAAARRDYLDESGGRYVHVIADGGMGDSGDIVKAVACGADAVMLGAALARATDAPGRGHHWGPEAHHPDLPRGERVEVGAIAPLEQVLFGPGRTADGKGNLIGALRRAMATTGYSDLKEFQRVEVVVAPYQRS; from the coding sequence GTGACTGAGATCGAGATCGGACGCGGCAAACGCGGCCGTCGGGCGTACTCCTTCGACGACATCGCGGTGGTGCCCTCCCGGCGCACGCGCGACCCGGAGGAGGTGTCCGTGAGCTGGCAGATCGACGCCTACCACTTCGACATCCCGGTGATCGCCGCCCCGATGGACTCGGTCATGTCACCGGACTCGGCCATCGCGCTAGGCCGGTTGGGCGGTCTGCCGGTGCTCGACCTCGAGGGTCTGTGGACCCGCTACGAGGACCCCAGCGCGTTGCTTGCCGAGATCCCGACTCTCGACCCGGCCGTCGCCACGGCGCGCATGCAGGAGATCTACTCCGCCGAGATCCAGCCTGAGCTGATCGCCGAGCGGCTCCGCCACATCCGCGACGCCGGGGTGACCGTCGCGGGCGCGCTGAGCCCGCAGCGCACCCAGCAGTTCTGGAAGACCGTCGTCGACGCAGGCGTGGACCTCTTCGTCATCCGCGGCACCACCGTCAGTGCCGAGCACGTCTCCAGCCGCGCCGAGCCACTCAACCTCAAGCGCTTCATCTACGAGCTCGACGTGCCGGTCATCGTCGGTGGGGCCGCGTCCTACACCGCGGCGCTGCACCTCATGCGCACCGGTGCGGCGGGCGTGCTCGTCGGCTTCGGCGGGGGAGCGGCGCACACCACCCGGCGCACGCTGGGCATCCACGCCCCGATGGCCAGTGCCATCGCCGACGTCGCGGCCGCGCGTCGCGACTACCTCGACGAGTCCGGCGGCCGCTACGTCCACGTCATCGCCGACGGGGGAATGGGAGATAGCGGCGACATCGTCAAGGCTGTCGCCTGCGGCGCCGACGCCGTCATGCTCGGGGCGGCCCTGGCGCGCGCCACCGACGCACCGGGCCGCGGCCACCACTGGGGCCCCGAGGCGCACCACCCCGACCTGCCCCGCGGCGAGCGCGTCGAGGTCGGCGCCATCGCCCCGCTGGAGCAGGTGCTGTTCGGACCCGGCCGCACCGCGGACGGCAAGGGCAACCTCATCGGTGCGCTGCGGCGGGCCATGGCCACCACCGGATACTCCGACCTCAAGGAGTTCCAGCGCGTCGAGGTCGTCGTGGCGCCCTACCAGCGCAGCTAG